The Anastrepha ludens isolate Willacy chromosome 2, idAnaLude1.1, whole genome shotgun sequence genome contains a region encoding:
- the LOC128866534 gene encoding tigger transposable element-derived protein 6-like has protein sequence MEFLPPNTTALIQPLDQGIIHAFKAEYRKILVRKQISAIERGVPLQTYIKSISILDVLHYIKRAWWLVKPETICNCFKKAGICNTNADVVSCEVELGILEEIPNTEEYIHCDDELQCRGLLTDEQIVANLCDVPSSEISSGDENSEENHDVSKATSVKEALSALNTLETFFMENPMETNFKIFEMEEMIVKFAKTKKVSQSKITSYFS, from the exons ATGGAATTTCTCCCACCTAACACTACTGCTTTGATTCAACCCCTTGACCAGGGCATTATACACGCATTCAAAGCAGAGTATAGGAAAATTCTTGTTCGAAAACAGATAAGTGCAATTGAACGTGGAGTTCCACTTCAAACTTATATTAAATCAATATCTATATTGGACGTTCTGCATTATATCAAAAGGGCTTGGTGGTTAGTGAAGCCTGAAACAATTTGTAATTGTTTCAAGAAG GCAGGAATTTGTAATACAAACGCAGATGTGGTAAGCTGCGAAGTTGAGCTTGGTATTTTGGAGGAAATACCAAACACCGAAGAATACATACATTGCGATGACGAGCTTCAATGTAGAGGACTTCTTACAGATGAACAAATTGTTGCGAACCTGTGCGATGTGCCTTCATCTGAAATCAGTAGTGGAGATGAAAACTCAGAAGAGAATCATGATGTCTCAAAAGCCACTAGTGTTAAGGAGGCATTATCCGCATTAAATACCTTGGAAACATTTTTCATGGAAAACCCtatggaaacaaattttaaaatctttgaaATGGAAGAAATGATTGtcaaatttgcaaaaacaaaaaaagtttcacaAAGTAAAATCACTAGCTATTTTTCGTAA
- the LOC128858059 gene encoding LOW QUALITY PROTEIN: zinc finger protein 431-like (The sequence of the model RefSeq protein was modified relative to this genomic sequence to represent the inferred CDS: deleted 1 base in 1 codon): protein MNQLSRNNMQEFCRTCLRSLQKRRRQERETTPTNLELLTTFGNDSDSIKSYNLSLLPQLRKLFVLFTSLDISEGGDEDAYPRSLCQLCYDKMIDFQEFRQLAINSAEVLYKIVNSLDDDTIKSTEETANLQPNENHQLLESGYQNRDDDDDQLLLAELADLMETSIKTEQSIDINRSNAPSSEILPNIDISKNPFTAVVKNEIESECDEEENNALGTAHNSISDDADDEEHTLRNETNTSRRLRKNVSSTVGVRQRFCGQPRKRGRSKKALKCPRCDKQVYKQVYLDAHIRAIHEGYEKPFLCTQCEKAFTRYVQLHTHIESQHISEDIFSCDFNGCDAVFKSKNTWETRRQVVHTKMLEFHNAPSTVGVRQRFCGQPRKRDRSKKALKCPRCDKQVYKQVYLDAHIRAIHEGYEKPFLCTQCEKAFTRYGQLHMHIESQHLSEENFSCDFNGCDAVFKSKNTWETHRQMVHTKMLEFHNTQLGNEIGTDHICHQCFKKYSSKRALTEHLKRHAQIKDHVCKECGAAKVTRTELLTHMRTHKPNLEKFKCSICPQKFNHKNAISRHVRVVHEGQRRFPCSYCPKRFGTRNSQVCHERVHTGERPFNCKLCNKRYAKLDGLKSHMKSHDKNLRKYVCSFCSQRFITRKNLIDHEKRHRSDKPHCICNACSQGFFSKEDLRVHKRTHTDEELREKTEPRRRYETFQEAGDSLGEQATESAGEGILGYSSSQSSN from the exons atgaaTCAATTATCACGGAATAATATGCAAGAATTTTGTCGAACCTGCCTCAGAAGTTTGCAAAAACGTCGCCGGCAAGAGAGGGAAACGACGCCCACTAATTTGGAATTGCTGACGACCTTTGGAAATGATTCTGATTCGATAAAGAGTTATAATCTAAGCCTTTTGCCCCAATTGCGAAAACTATTCGTATTATTTACCTCATTGGATATCTCTGAGGGAGGTGATGAAGATGCGTATCCGCGAAGCCTCTGTCAGCTGTGCTATGACAAGATGATCGACTTTCAAGAGTTTCGCCAGTTAGCGATTAATTCAGCGGaagttttgtacaaaattgTAAACAGTTTAGATGATGATACGATAAAATCAACTGAGGAAACTGCCAACCTACAACCGAATGAAAATCATCAACTTTTAGAAAGTGGTTACCAAAATAGGGACGATGACGACGACCAGCTG CTTTTAGCCGAACTTGCAGATTTGATGGAAACATCAATAAAAACAGAGCAGTCTATTGATATTAATAGATCTAATGCCCCTAGTTCTGAAATACTGCCGAACattgatatttcgaaaaatccTTTCACTGCGGTTGTTAAGAACGAAATTGAATCGGAGTGTGACGAGGAAGAAAACAATGCATTAGGTACGGCACACAATTCAATCAGTGATGATGCCGATGACGAGGAACACACGTTAAGAAATGAGACCAACACGTCCAGGAGATTGCGTAAAAATGTATCATCTACTGTCGGAGTTAGACAACGGTTTTGTGGCCAGCCACGAAAACGTGGCCGCAGCAAGAAGGCACTGAAGTGTCCTCGCTGTGATAAACAGGTGTACAAGCAGGTTTACCTGGATGCGCACATTCGCGCTATACATGAAGGCTATGAAAAACCATTTCTTTGTACGCAATGTGAAAAAGCATTTACACGCTACGTTCAATTACATACTCACATTGAGTCGCAACATATATCAGAAGACATCTTTTCATGTGATTTTAATGGTTGCGATGCTGtttttaaatcgaaaaataCGTGGGAGACACGTAGACAAGTGGTACACACGA AAATGTTAGAGTTTCATAATGCACCATCTACTGTCGGAGTTAGACAACGGTTTTGTGGCCAGCCACGAAAACGTGACCGCAGCAAGAAGGCACTGAAGTGTCCTCGCTGTGATAAACAGGTGTACAAGCAGGTTTACCTGGATGCGCACATTCGCGCTATACATGAAGGCTATGAAAAACCATTTCTTTGTACGCAATGTGAAAAAGCATTTACACGCTACGGTcaattacatatgcacattgaGTCGCAACATTTATCAGAAGAAAACTTTTCATGTGATTTTAATGGTTGCGATGCTGtttttaaatcgaaaaataCGTGGGAGACACATAGACAAATGGTACACACGA AAATGTTAGAGTTTCATAATACACAGCTCGGTAACGAAATTGGGACAGATCACATTTGTCATCAGTGCTTCAAGAAGTATAGTTCCAAACGCGCTCTCACTGAGCATCTGAAACGACATGCCCAAATCAAGGATCACGTTTGCAAGGAGTGTGGTGCAGCCAAGGTGACACGTACAGAGCTGCTAACACACATGCGCACACACAAACCCAATTTAGAAAAGTTTAAGTGCAGCATTTGCCCACAAAAATTTAATCACAAAAACGCTATATCCAGACATGTGCGAGTGGTGCACGAAGGTCAACGTCGTTTTCCTTGTAGCTATTGTCCAAAGCGTTTTGGGACCCGTAATTCGCAAGTCTGTCACGAACGTGTGCACACTGGTGAACGTCCTTTCAATTGTAAGCTATGCAACAAACGTTATGCAAAGTTGGATGGACTAAAATCACATATGAAAAGTCATGATAAGAATttgcgtaaatatgtatgctcaTTTTGTTCGCAACGATTCATCACAAGGAAAAATCTGATAGATCACGAAAAGCGTCATCGAAGTGATAaaccgcat tgtatatgcaatgcTTGTAGTCAAGGCTTTTTTTCGAAGGAAGATCTTCGCGTGCACAAACGGACACATACCGATGAAGAACTACGTGAGAAGACCGAGCCGCGGaggcgttatgagacgtttcAAGAAGCTGGTGATAGTCTTGGAGAGCAGGCGACGGAATCAGCTGGTGAAGGAATTTTAGGCTATAGCAGTTCGCAGAGCAGTAACTGA
- the LOC128866606 gene encoding uncharacterized protein LOC128866606 — protein MDYPAIPEGLEHGCKFVGGELESAGAADELETASAADELETAAATDELEIAAAADELEIAAAADELGSAGAADELETAAATDELEIAAAADELEIAAAADELGSAGAADELDGEVTEISAPVSTRNFVTVVRLSSTEDIFSVTVEDSDDENQSAKVRQLRRTTRKRSPQKKYDKDYVLVETKRRKRPTVGHGETSEEEESERDDESYVPFATARSDIVDLQLFQDDEDVTGKNMYGFHTPKKKNGMALAALNAASKKTAPTARK, from the exons ATGGATTACCCAGCAATTCCGGAGGGGCTTGAGCATGGCTGTAAATTTGTTGGAGGTGAGCTGGAGTCTGCGGGGGCGGCAGATGAGCTTGAGACTGCGAGTGCGGCAGATGAGCTTGAAACTGCGGCTGCGACAGATGAGCTTGAGATTGCAGCTGCGGCAGATGAGCTTGAGATTGCGGCTGCGGCAGATGAGCTTGGGTCTGCAGGTGCGGCAGATGAGCTTGAAACTGCGGCTGCGACAGATGAGCTTGAGATTGCAGCTGCGGCAGATGAGCTTGAGATTGCGGCTGCGGCAGATGAGCTTGGGTCTGCAGGTGCGGCAGATGAGCTTGATGGTGAGGTAACCGAAATATCCGCGCCGGTATCGACGAGGAATTTCGTAACTGTTGTACG ATTGAGTAGTACGGAAGACATATTTTCGGTAACAGTAGAGGATTCGGACGACGAGAATCAGAGTGCCAAGGTCCGTCAACTGCGTAGAACAACGCGTAAACGAAGCCCACAGAAGAAATATGACAAAGATTATGTGCTGGTAGAAACCAAGCGTCGTAAAAGGCCTACTGTGGGGCATGGAGAGACAAGCGAAGAAGAAGAATCTGAGCGTGATGATGAGAGTTATGTGCCATTTGCGACAGCGCGATCGGATATTGTAGACTTACAGCTTTTTCAAGATGATGAGGATGTAACGGGAAAGAATATGTACGGTTTTCATACGCCAAAGAAGAAAAACGGCATGGCATTGGCAGCTTTAAATGCTGCCTCGAAAAAAACAGCACCGACGGCcagaaaatga